A region of the Acinetobacter defluvii genome:
TTGGCTCATCCAGTACATACAAAGTTCTACCCGTATCACGTTTAGCAAGTTCACGCGCGAGTTTGACACGTTGTGCTTCACCCCCTGAAAGTGTGGTGGCAGATTGCCCCAAACGGATATAGCCTAAACCTACTTGGTTTAAAGTTTCCAAACGACGATGAATCACAGGAATTGCATCAAAGAAATGCATCGCATCTTCAACGGTCATTTCCAACACATCAGAAATATTTTTGCCTTTATAGCCAACTTCTAAAGTTTCACGGTTATAACGCTTGCCATGACATGCATCACAAGGCACATACATATCAGGCAAGAAGTGCATCGCAACCTTGATCATGCCATCACCTTCACAGGCTTCACAGCGACCACCTTTCACGTTAAAGGAGAAGCGACCAGCAGCATAACCACGTGCTTTGGCTTCAGGGGTTTGTGCAAAGAGTTCACGGATTGGGGTAAACAAACCTGTATAGGTTGCAGGGTTAGAGCGTGGGGTACGACCAATCGGGCTTTGGTCAATATCGACAACTTTATCGAGGAATTGTAAGCCGTCAATCGAGTCAAATTTTTCAGCCGTTAAGGTTGTTGCACCGTTAAGTTGGGTTGCAGCCAAAGGCAATAAAGTACGGTTAATTAAGGTTGATTTACCAGAACCTGACACGCCTGTAACACAGGTCATCACACCCAAAGGAATCGTCAAATCGACATTTTTCAGATTATGACCTGCTGCACCCATCAGTTTGATTCGCTCTTCAGGTTTTGGAGGCTGCACACGGGCTTTCGGCACTTCGATTTTTAATTTTCCAGATAAGTACTGTCCTGTTAATGAGTCTTGATTCGCAGCCAATTCATCATAAGTACCTTCAGCGATCACATGACCCCCATGCACACCTGCACCTGGACCGATATCAATAATATGGTCTGCTGCACGGATCGCATCTTCATCATGCTCAACGACCAATACCGTATTGCCGAGGTCACGTAAACGCACGAGGGTTTCAAGCAAACGATCATTATCACGTTGATGCAAACCAATCGAGGGTTCATCGAGGACGTACATCACGCCCATCAAACCTGCACCGATTTGCGAAGCTAGACGAATACGCTGTGCTTCACCACCTGATAAGGTTTCCGCAGAACGTGACAGGCTTAAATAGTTTAAACCCACAGAAACAAGGAAATGCAAACGCTCACGAATTTCTTTAAAAATCTTATCGGCGATTTCACCTTTAGCCCCTTCAAGATTTAAATCTTGATAATAGCTTTCCGCATCCCCAATCGACATTTTGGTAATTTCGGCAATGGTTTTGTCTTTGACACGGACATGACGTGAAATTTCATTCAGGCGTGAACCTCCACAGGCATCGCAGGCAGCATTGGATAAATATTGCGCCAAGTCATCACGGACATAATTTGACTCTGTTTCACGATAACGACGTTCTAAATGCGGCAAAATTCCTTCAAAGGGCTGCACTCGATTATGTTTGCGACCACGCTCATCGACATAACTGAGGTCAATTTTTTCCTTGCCTGTCCCATAGAGAAATTTCTTTTTGGTATCGGCATCGAGTTCATTCCATGGCGTATCCAAAGAAAAACCAAAATGATCCGCTACTTTTTGAATCATTGAATAATAATACGGACGTTGTCTGTCCCAACCCCGAATCGCACCTTGACTGACAGAAACTTCAGGATTTGGAATTAATTTTTCTGCACTAAAATGACTACGTGTACCTAAACCATCACAGACAGGGCAAGCACCAAATGGATTGTTAAATGAAAATAGACGTGGTTCTAGCTCGGCAACAGCGCGGTCACATTCAGGACATGAATGTTTTGCTGAAAATATACGATCAGGTTGTTCACCTTTCATCCACGATAAAATCGCAATATCCCCCCCTAAACGCAGAGCTGTTTCAAAGCTTTCAGCAATACGATTACCTAAGTCATCACGTACTTTAAAACGATCTACTACGACTTCAATGGTATGTTTTTTCTTTTTATCCAGTTCTGGCGGTGTGTCAATATCGATCACTTCACCATCGACACGAGCACGTACAAAACCTTGACTTTGTAATTGCTCAAAGAGGTTACTGTATTCGCCTTTACGCTCACGAACAACGGGTGCAAGCAACATTAACGCTGTGCCTTCCTCTAAGGTTTTAACCGCATCGACCATTTCCGAAATCGTCTGCGCCACCATTGGCAGATCATGCTCAGGGCAATACGGTGTACCGACACGGGCATAAAGTAGACGTAAATAATCGTAAATTTCCGTGATTGTTCCCACAGTTGAACGTGGGTTATGACTGGTTGATTTTTGTTCGATGGCAATGGCTGGACTTAAACCTTCAATCGAATCAACTTCAGGTTTTTCCATTTGTGATAAAAACTGGCGCGCATAAGCAGACAACGATTCAACATAACGACGTTGACCTTCAGCATATAAGGTATCAAAAGCCAGAGATGATTTACCTGAACCTGAAAGCCCCGTAATCACCACAAACTTGTCTCGTGGAATATCAAGGTTCACATTTTTTAAATTATGGGTACGTGCGCCTCGAATACGGATATGACTTTGGCTCATAAAGACTTTCTCGGAATTGTGCAAATGTAGGGTATATATGATAGCGATTTAAATTTGTTCAAGCTGTAAAAAATAGTTTTTAAACGACAAATTATGTCAGTCGTATCTGTGAATGCTGTTTTTTAAAGTCGAGGAGTTTTAGTGAAAATAAGGTCAGGTAACTCAAAGCGTATCTTTCTATTTTGCAGATTTAAAATTTAAATATCAAATATTTATGAAGTTGAATACATGCGTTTTATCAAAATTTTTTCATGAGGAAATTCATTTTTATAGCTTGAAATCTCAAGTAAAAGTTGAGATTGGCTTAGGAGTTGTATTTAACAAAGCATTCCATTTAACATGAAATGCTTTTAAATAAGTTTTTAATTATTTTTCATCCAAACTTAACCATTGTCTTTGATGATAAGCGCCATCCCAAAACAAATATTCAAGTTCAGCACCTTTGGTATAGGCTTGATGCATTTTTTCAATGGTGTCGGCATCACAACGTGCTGCAATACGGTCAATAGTGAGCAAAACATTTTTTACTGCTTCATTAAACTCTTCACCTGAATAAGTATCGACCCATGCTTGGTAAGGATTGTTTGGTACAGAAGTATTGACAATATCTTTACCGACTTCAGCATAAATCCAAAAACAAGGTAAAAGAGAAGCTAAAACCACAGGATAGCTTTCAGACCAAGCGGTTGCCGTTAAAAATGAAGTGTAATGGTGACACGCCAAAGTCAAAGGCGTATTTTCAAAATCATTTTTGCTGATACCAAAATCTTGCATAAAACCATCATGCAAACTACGCTCAACCACAATGGCTTCTTTGGCACCTTGAGTAAACTGAATAATATCATCGGCATCAAATGCTTTCGCACCACACACGGCCAAAGCACGACCATACGCCACTAAATAATGTGCATCTTGAATGACATAGTGACAAAAAGCGGCTTTGTCTAGAGTACCTGCTGCGAGTTCTTGGTTAAAAGGCAGTGCCAAGGTTTTTTGATAAAGTGCGTGATTACGCTGCCAAACATCTTGAGAAAATGACATGTAATGATTCCAAATTGTTTATAAATAATAATTTAAATATAACAAAAAATTAAAAATTTACGACCTGAAAAACCGTTTAAATCAAAGAGAGCATTTAAAAAAATCATACCAAGAATTTAAGTATCCTAGATAAAACTTGTCATAATTAGCTTATCTCGCTTAAACCTACTTTAAGTACTCTTCATTTATCAGTAGATAAAAAATTATTCATAGGTCGATTTATCATGTGGAAACATTTTGGTTTCTCAATCATTTTTACGGTCGTGTGTCTGGCTATTTCTGCGTACTGGGGTTTTCACCATGGTCCAGAAGCTGGCATAAAGACAATGTTCACGGCATTAACCATTACTGCAATTTTAGCGGTGATGGAAGTTTCACTTTCGTTTGACAATGCTGTCGTTAATGCTTCGGTTTTGCGTGGTTGGGATCATTTTTGGAAAATGATTTTCTTAACCGTTGGTATTTTGGTTGCTGTCTTTGGGATGCGTTTAATCTTCCCGATTGTGATCGTGGCTGCAACAGCAGACATGGGCATGATGGAGGTGGTGAATATGGCACTCAATGATCCGAAAAATTATTCAGCACGTTTGATTGCTCATCATGCTGAGATTGCTGCCTTTGGTGGTGCATTTTTATTGTTGGTTTTTCTGAATTTCTTCTTAGATGAAGGCAAAGATACACATTGGTTTAAATGGCTTGAAGCACGTTTAGCCAACTTGGCCAATGTGCCTGCGATGTCAGTATTTTTAGCGTTGATTGCTTTATTGATCATGGCTGCCAATGTTGAAGAGGCAAAACGCCTTGTGGTGACGATGGCTGGGATTTGGGGCATCGTGATTTATATCGGCGTCCAAGTACTGAGTCATTTACTTGGTGGTGAGCCTGAAGTCGACGAAAATGGGAATGCGATTGGTCATGATGCTTCTGGCGCACCAACGGGTGCAATCAAAGCAGGGATTGGTGGTTTTATTTATCTTGAAGTTTTAGATGCTTCCTTTAGTTTTGATGGAGTCATTGGTGCATTTGCAATTACTTCAGATGTCGTGATCATCATGCTTGGTCTTGCAATCGGAGCAATGTTCGTACGTTCGATGACCATTTATTTGGTTGAAAAAGGTACTTTAGATGCATATATCTATCTTGAACACGGTGCACATTATGCAATTGGTGCATTGGCATTTATTATGATTGCCAGTGGTACAGGGGTGCATGTACCTGAAGTAGTGACTGGTTTGATTGGGGTGGCATTTATTGTGTGGGCGGTGATTGCATCGATTCAATACAATAAACGGATTGCACAGCATTAATGCTTTTTTAAGAAAAGTGAATATCATGAGGGCGTATTTATACGTCCTTTTTTATGCGTAGAACTCCCACAAACTGGTGGCAATATGCGATGATAGGGCACAAATAAAGTGAAAAAAGTTTTGAAAAGTTTATTGATATGATGAATTCCATAGAGCGTCGTTCCACTTTTGCATTAAGTAGTATTTTTGCCTTACGCATGTTGGGGTTATTCATGATCATTCCTGTCTTTGCTATCGCAGGACAGTCATATCAATATGCTACGCCAACATTGATCGGTTTGGCGGTGGGAGTGTATGGTTTAAGTCAAGCACTTTTACAAATTCCTTTTAGCCTTTGGGCAGACCGTTTTAGTCGTAAGCCACTTATTGTCTTTGGTTTATTACTCTTTGCCTTAGGTGGCGCAGTGGCTGCCATGTCAGAAACGATCTATGGTGTGATCATCGGACGTGCGATTGCAGGAGCAGGGGCTGTGTCGGCAGTGGTCATGGCACTGCTTGCAGATGTGACCCGTGAGGAAAACCGAACCAAAGCCATGGCAGTGATGGGCATGAGTATTGGTTTATCTTTTACAATTGCTTTTAGTTTAGGACCTTGGCTCACGACATTAGTAGGGATTTCAGGTTTATTTTGGGTCACGACCTTGATGGGATTGTTGGCGATTTTGACTTTATTCTTAGTGCCTAAAACCACACGCCATCATAAAAATTTTAAACAGGGCTATATCAAACAACTTAAACAAGTTTTGAAAATGGGCGATTTAAATCGTTTGCATGTTTCTGTATTTTCATTACATTTATTACTTACAGCAATGTTTGTGTACATCCCTTCGCAGTTAATTGATTTTGCGAATATTCCTTTATCAAAACATGGGGTTGTATATTTGCCATTGTTGGTTGTGAGTTTATTCTTTGCGTTTCCAAGCATTATTTTGGCTGAAAAGTATCGCAAAATGCGGGGTATTTTCCTGACTGCAATTGCAGGGATTATTGCAGGTTTAACGATTTTAATTTTTGGTTACGAATCTAAATATATTCTTTTATTGGGCTTAGGCTTATTTTTCATTGCTTTTAATGTCATGGAAGCACTATTGCCATCTTGGCTTTCTAAAGCTGCACCGATCCAATCTAAAGCAACTGCCATGGGTGTAAATGCCAGTGGGCAGTTCTTAGGCGCATTTTTTGGGGGAACTTTGGGTGGTCAACTGATTTTGTTAAATAATACTGCGATGGGTTGGAGTGTCTTAACCGCTATTGCTATAATTTGGCTGCTAATCAGTTTCGGTTTGGCACAGCCTCGTTATTTGACCTCAATCGTTTTGCGTCTACCCGAGGATAAACAAACCGATGATTGGACTTCTCAATTACTGGCAATTCGTGGTATTGAAGAGGTCGTGGTGATGTCTGACCAACAAGTGGCATATATAAAGGTTGATAAACAGCAAATCGATGATGCTGGGCGACAACATTTAACGCACTTGTTTGGTAAAGAGGTAGCCATTTAAACATAACTCTTATAAAGTAAAACATAGAATCGAATAGGAAGATAATCTCTGATGCGTGGTGTAAATAAAGTCATTTTAGTGGGTACATTAGGTCGTGATCCTGAAACCAAAACTTTCCCAAATGGGGGTTCTCTGACTCAGTTTTCAATTGCGACAAGCGAATCGTGGACAGATAAAAATACGGGCGAAAGAAAAGAACAAACAGAATGGCACCGTATCGTATTGCACAACCGTTTAGGTGAAATTGCACAGCAATATTTACGTAAAGGTTCAAAAGTTTATATCGAAGGTTCATTGCGTACTCGTCAATGGACAGACCAAAATGGTCAAGAGCGTTATACAACTGAAATCCGTGGCGAACAAATGCAGATGCTTGACTCACGTCAACAAAGTGAACAAGGTCAAGGCTTTGGTGGTGATAGCGGCGGTTATGCGCAACCACGTTTTAATAACAATAATCAGCAAGGTGGGTTTAATAATAACCAAGGCGGTTATGGTAATCAGAGCAATCAAGGTAGCTACGGTAATCAAGGCAATAGCAACCAAGGTAACTATGGCAATGCAGGCAACAATGTAAACCAAGGTTTCCAATCCCCTAAACCAGCAGCACCTGCTGCGACACCTGCACAAGCACCTGCTGATTTAGATGATGACCTTCCGTTCTAGACTAAAATGGTAAATCATCATCCAAACCCTTTGTGAAAACAGAGGGTTTTTTGCTTTTGTATTCAAAGCTATTTCTGCGCTGACACCCACATGGTAATCACGGCTTTAAATACTGTATTTTGATGGAGATCTTTCACTTCCACATTCACCAAATAATCACGGCCTTGATTCCACTGAAAATTTGGCTCAACAGGCGTTGCAATTGCGATCAAATCCGTTTCTGCTTTCTTTAAATATTCTACCGTCATGCCTTTAGGAATCCAACGATGAGTTGAGGGAACAGTAGCATCAGTCATGGTCCCACCTGCAAGTTCAGCCATATTACACATCGCAATCGCATGAACTGTTCCAATGTGGTTTAACACAGAACGCTGTTTCTTGATTTTAATTTCACAATAATTTGCTCTAAGTGTTTCAAATACAGGTGAAATACTGCTGAAATAAGGGGCTTTTAGACAAATCAGCTTGGAAAATGTCCATTTTCCAGCAGGTTTGTTGACGAGGGTGTTCCAGATTTTCAATGCTTGGCTCATTGTTATTTCCTATTTTGATCGCATATAGGATATGATTCTAATGCAGAATAATATTCTGTTATTGGCTGAGAAGACAAATTTAGCTTAAAATTGGTCAAAGCACTGTGATGGAACTAACAATTGGAAAATATAGAATTATTAGAGCGCATTTATAGTGGGAAACGTGCACAATTGAAACGCCATATTCTAAATCAAGCTCTATTGTGTTTTTTGGAAAATGGACTAGAGGCGACTACCATTGAAATGATCCGTGAACAGGCGGATACCAGTGTAGGAGCTATTTATCATCATTTTAAAAATAAAGAAGGTATCATTGCAGCGTTATTTTTTGCAGCATTAGATGATCAAGCGCAGTACCGAGAAAATGCTTTAAAAAACACTGAAAATATGCAGCATGGCATTATGGCAATGGTAGAAGGCTATATTGATTGGGTGACGGATTATCCTGATTTTGCGCGTTTTTTATATGCAGCCAGATTTATAATAACACAAACTGCACAAGATCTAGATTTGAAAAAGCGTAATCATTCACGTAATAAAAGTTTACTGCAATGGCTACAACAACAAACGGATGTTGAGCATTTAGCCCATATTCCTCATGATTTGTTGTTGTCTTTGGTAATAGGTTCAACAGAGAATTATTGTCGTGCGTGGTTATCTCATAAAGTGAAAACCTCACCACAAGTCTATAAACACATATTTGCAAAAACGGCATGGCGTGCGATTGCTTATTTTCCAAAGTGATCTATAAAAATGATTAATCTTTATATTTATAATCTAAAAAATAGATTAATTTCATGTAAAACTTCGGTTTTACCAATTTAACTATTTTTCCTATTCTAGTTTCACAGACAAGCAATCCCTGAAACGAATTGAAGGAAAATAACATGAATTTGATTAATACTGAAGTAAAGCCATTTCATGCAAATGCTTATAAAAATGGTGAGTTTATTGAAGTTTCTGAAAAAGACATGATCGGTAAATGGTCTGTTGTATTTTTCTATCCTGCTGATTTTACTTTTGTTTGTCCAACTGAGTTGGGCGACCTTGCAGATAACTACGCAGCGTTCCAAAAAATGGGTGTAGAGATTTACTCAGTATCCACCGACACCCATTTCACGCATAAAGCTTGGCATGATAGTTCAGATGAGATCAAAAAAATTCAATATACAATGGTTGGCGATCCAACATGGACATTGGCAAAAAATTTTGAAGTGTTGATTGAGGCTGAAGGTTTAGCAGATCGAGGAACTTTTGTGATTGATCCAGCAGGTAAAATCCAAATTATCGAAATCAATGCTGGTGGCATTGGGCGTGATGCGCAAGAACTTCTTCGTAAAGTAAAAGCAGCACAATATGTACATGCACATCCTGGTGAAGTATGTCCTGCAAAATGGAAAGAAGGGGAGGCAACTCTTGCACCTTCAATTGATTTGATTGGCAAAATATAAATGTCAAATTTGCTCGTCTAGAGCCTAAACATTTAAATCGATCGATCATCAAAATCCAAAGTTTTGGCTTTGGATTTTTAGTATTTAAGTTAAATAACCTCGATGTTGATCAGCATAATCACGCATACCTTGAATGATATGCTCAATGAATTCTTCCATCACCATACGTTGACCTTTGCGTGAGGCATAGACCAGTTGTACAGTGCCCACATTGGAACACCATTCAGGTAAAAGATGAATCAAGTGACCTGTTTTTATATCTTTTTCCACCGTTAAATAAGGTAAATCAGCAATACCTAATCCGGCTAAAGCTGCATAGTAAATCCCTGACAAATCATTGCTTTTCACTCGAGGCTGTAGGTGAATGTCGATCTGTTCTACATGCTCCATATTATGTAAATGCCATTGTGATGATTGTTTTTGACTGCCTAAAGCAATACTTGGAAAGTCATAGAGTTCAGTGATATGGGTAAGTTCTCGACCTTGCAAAAGTATCGGACTTGCGACCAAGCAATGCGTAGTTTTGATGACATCCCGCACGATAATGCTTGAATCTTCATTTTCAGAAAAATTAGTTCGAATCGCTAAATCAATGTCATCATTTAATACATCCACTCTGCGACTGCTAAGCTCCATCTCAATATTTACTTTTGGATATTTTTTTAAAAATTGTGTTAAAAGCGGTTGAATCTGATGTTGCATCATCATCGGTGGACAACTAAATTTGATTAAACCTTGTGGTTCAATGGTGGTTTGTTTTAATAAAATATTTTCAATATGATCCGCATGTTCAATGATTTTTTTACATTCTTCAAAAAACTCCTGTCCCAAAGCAGTCACTTTAAAATGACGAGTGGAGCGTTGAATTAAAGTGACATTAAATTTAGCCTCTAAGTCCAAGATTCGTCGACTCAGTTTGGATTTGGTAATCTCTGTTGCTTCACTGGCTGCACTAAATCCACCATATTTGACGACCAAATAAAAGTAGTAATAATCATCAAAAGAATGCATATATTGTCCTAAAAACCAGTTTGAATAAGCATTAGCATAACTGAAAAATAAAGAGATTTATCCTATAAACAAGAAAAAGCGATCCAAAGATCGCCTTTTCATAAGCTTTTTATACTGACTTGTCTTCAGTATTAAAGAAGCTATAGCTATTCATTAGGTTGCGATAATCAGGGATATGGTTGGAGAATAAAGCCCCTAAACCTTCCACATCATTACGCCAGTCACGGTGTAATTCACATGCCATACCAAACCATGTCATCAATTGCGCACCTGCACTCGACATACGGTCCCAAGCAGCATCACGTGTTAAGGGATTAAATGTACCAGAAGCATCAGTAATAACGAAAACTTCAAAGTCCTCTTCAAGTGCAGCCAGGGCAGGGAAGGCAACACAGACTTCTGTGACTACACCTGCGATAATTAACTGTTTCTTGCCTGTGGCTTTGACTGCTTTAACAAATTCTTCATTGTCCCAGGCATTGATTTGACCTGGACGTGCGATAAATGGTGCGTCTGGGAACATTTCTTTCAGTTCTGGCACCAAAGGACCATTTGGACCATTTTCAAAACTTGTAGTTAAAATTGTGGGTAAATTAAAATATTTCGCTGCTGCTGCAACAGCCAATACATTAGTTTTAAATTTGTCTGGATCAATATCTCGTACCAATGATAATAAACCAGTTTGATGGTCAACGAGTAATACAGCAGCATTGTCTTTGTCTAAACGAACGTATGGTTTTCCCATTTGAATTATTCCTATGTTATTTAAAAATGATCTAGATACTGAGGTAAAATTGGATCGGTACCTAGATGAATACGCTTTTATACTAGGGTTAAAATATTTAAAGAAAAAGACGAGTTTTTAAGATAAATAATCTTATAAATAAGATAGTCGATTAAATATCTGAATCTGTTTTGAAATTGTTATTTTGATTTGTATTGTCCTGTCAGTGAGATAGAGCATGCTAGGAAAGTACTGGGTGAAGCGATTGAAATTAATTAAAATAAGACCATGTTTAGTCCTAGAGATAGGAGTTTGAAATGAAAAAAGTGATAGGCGTTTACCGCAATAAAAATATGCATTGGGTAGGTGATGGTTTTCCAGTAAAAAATCTATTTTCTTATGATCGCTTAGGTCAGGCGATTAGCCCATTTTTATTGTTAGATTATGCAGCACCATATCATTTTGATGCTACGACTGCACAACACGGAGTAGGATCACATCCGCATCGTGGCTTTGAAACGGTTACTATTGTCTACCAAGGTGAAGTCAGCCACAAAGACTCAGCGGGTGGTGGCGGAACTATTAAAACAGGCGATGTGCAGTGGATGACTGCAGGTGCAGGTTTGGTTCATGAAGAGTTTCATTCACAAGCTTTTGCTGAAAAAGGTGGTCTGTTTGAAATGGTACAGCTTTGGGTAAACTTACCTGCAGCGGATAAAATGACTGCACCAAAATATCAAGCGATTGAAGCAACGGATATTCCTGTAGTGAAATTTGACGATAACGCAGGACAACTTCGGGTCATCGCAGGGCAATATGTTGAGCATCAGGGTGCAGCTTCAACGTTCAGCCCAGTGAATGTTTGGGATGTTGAACTAAGTGCAGAGCATGTTGAAAACATTTTTGTACCTGTGGATCATAATACTTTACTGGTGGTACTCAAAGGTGAATTGATGATAAATGCAACTCAGCATGTGGAAGATCATTCGATTGTAATGTTTGCAAAAGATGCTGAAGCACATATTCAAATTGAAGCAATCCAAGATGCTAAATTTTTGGTATTGACGGGTAAACCTTTGAATGAGCCAATCCAAGGTTATGGTCCATTTGTGATGAATACGAAAGAGGAAATTATTCAAGCGTTTAATGACTTTAATAGTGGTAAATTTGGTGTAATTCCTGTCCAAAGTTAAATGAAAGCGGATCAAATGATCCGCTTTTTTTATGTATCAATGATTAATTTTTAACAGGTGAAATTTTTAGATAAAAAAAAGAGCTTCTATCCCACACTATAGAAGCTCTATTACGCTGTAAGTTTTCTTTATACTTTTCATACATTCACTTAAGTAAATGTGTGAATTAGTTATCATTTATGCCGCCCATAATACTGAATGCGTTTTTATTTGTAAATAGAATAAAAGGTAAAATAGTGAATTTATCTACATATTTTTAAATGGATTTTATTGTAAAATTAAAAATATCTTTATAAAAAAATAAGTTATCCACTATGTTGTGGAAATTTAAACTAAAATATTTTTCTAATTGTTGATTTAAAAACGGTCTAATAGTGAAAAACCATAAAAACTGGAACTTTTTAATAGCCTATTTTTAAGATGCTTCATTCATAATAAAAAAAATGGTTAACGCTTGGATAATAACTTTGAATATTGCAGTGATTGGTAGCGGCATGGCTGGGCTTGCTACCGCAAGAATTCTGAAAGATGCAGGACATTGCATCACCATCTTTGAAGCTTTACCTGGTCGTGGAATGGATAGCCATAGTCTAGCGTTTGAAGGTGGTCTGATTGATGCGCCATTACGTGTGATGAATCCGCATTTATGGAAAAATACGTTAAGTTTAGCCACACATTTGGGTATTAAAACGTTTCCTGTACGCACATTTATGGCATGCAGTTGGTTATTTGAAGATAAAACTGAAACATGGTTAACCACTACACGGTCAAGGATTGGTAATTTCCCGATTATTAATAATCGCAAAGGCATTAAGCAATACGGTTG
Encoded here:
- the uvrA gene encoding excinuclease ABC subunit UvrA; protein product: MSQSHIRIRGARTHNLKNVNLDIPRDKFVVITGLSGSGKSSLAFDTLYAEGQRRYVESLSAYARQFLSQMEKPEVDSIEGLSPAIAIEQKSTSHNPRSTVGTITEIYDYLRLLYARVGTPYCPEHDLPMVAQTISEMVDAVKTLEEGTALMLLAPVVRERKGEYSNLFEQLQSQGFVRARVDGEVIDIDTPPELDKKKKHTIEVVVDRFKVRDDLGNRIAESFETALRLGGDIAILSWMKGEQPDRIFSAKHSCPECDRAVAELEPRLFSFNNPFGACPVCDGLGTRSHFSAEKLIPNPEVSVSQGAIRGWDRQRPYYYSMIQKVADHFGFSLDTPWNELDADTKKKFLYGTGKEKIDLSYVDERGRKHNRVQPFEGILPHLERRYRETESNYVRDDLAQYLSNAACDACGGSRLNEISRHVRVKDKTIAEITKMSIGDAESYYQDLNLEGAKGEIADKIFKEIRERLHFLVSVGLNYLSLSRSAETLSGGEAQRIRLASQIGAGLMGVMYVLDEPSIGLHQRDNDRLLETLVRLRDLGNTVLVVEHDEDAIRAADHIIDIGPGAGVHGGHVIAEGTYDELAANQDSLTGQYLSGKLKIEVPKARVQPPKPEERIKLMGAAGHNLKNVDLTIPLGVMTCVTGVSGSGKSTLINRTLLPLAATQLNGATTLTAEKFDSIDGLQFLDKVVDIDQSPIGRTPRSNPATYTGLFTPIRELFAQTPEAKARGYAAGRFSFNVKGGRCEACEGDGMIKVAMHFLPDMYVPCDACHGKRYNRETLEVGYKGKNISDVLEMTVEDAMHFFDAIPVIHRRLETLNQVGLGYIRLGQSATTLSGGEAQRVKLARELAKRDTGRTLYVLDEPTTGLHFHDIAKLLDILHELRNKGNTIVVIEHNLDVIKTADWVIDLGPEGGAGGGQIIAEGTPEDVAKSKVSHTAKFLKPMLK
- the tenA gene encoding thiaminase II, with translation MSFSQDVWQRNHALYQKTLALPFNQELAAGTLDKAAFCHYVIQDAHYLVAYGRALAVCGAKAFDADDIIQFTQGAKEAIVVERSLHDGFMQDFGISKNDFENTPLTLACHHYTSFLTATAWSESYPVVLASLLPCFWIYAEVGKDIVNTSVPNNPYQAWVDTYSGEEFNEAVKNVLLTIDRIAARCDADTIEKMHQAYTKGAELEYLFWDGAYHQRQWLSLDEK
- a CDS encoding DUF475 domain-containing protein, translated to MWKHFGFSIIFTVVCLAISAYWGFHHGPEAGIKTMFTALTITAILAVMEVSLSFDNAVVNASVLRGWDHFWKMIFLTVGILVAVFGMRLIFPIVIVAATADMGMMEVVNMALNDPKNYSARLIAHHAEIAAFGGAFLLLVFLNFFLDEGKDTHWFKWLEARLANLANVPAMSVFLALIALLIMAANVEEAKRLVVTMAGIWGIVIYIGVQVLSHLLGGEPEVDENGNAIGHDASGAPTGAIKAGIGGFIYLEVLDASFSFDGVIGAFAITSDVVIIMLGLAIGAMFVRSMTIYLVEKGTLDAYIYLEHGAHYAIGALAFIMIASGTGVHVPEVVTGLIGVAFIVWAVIASIQYNKRIAQH
- a CDS encoding MFS transporter encodes the protein MMNSIERRSTFALSSIFALRMLGLFMIIPVFAIAGQSYQYATPTLIGLAVGVYGLSQALLQIPFSLWADRFSRKPLIVFGLLLFALGGAVAAMSETIYGVIIGRAIAGAGAVSAVVMALLADVTREENRTKAMAVMGMSIGLSFTIAFSLGPWLTTLVGISGLFWVTTLMGLLAILTLFLVPKTTRHHKNFKQGYIKQLKQVLKMGDLNRLHVSVFSLHLLLTAMFVYIPSQLIDFANIPLSKHGVVYLPLLVVSLFFAFPSIILAEKYRKMRGIFLTAIAGIIAGLTILIFGYESKYILLLGLGLFFIAFNVMEALLPSWLSKAAPIQSKATAMGVNASGQFLGAFFGGTLGGQLILLNNTAMGWSVLTAIAIIWLLISFGLAQPRYLTSIVLRLPEDKQTDDWTSQLLAIRGIEEVVVMSDQQVAYIKVDKQQIDDAGRQHLTHLFGKEVAI
- the ssb gene encoding single-stranded DNA-binding protein, translated to MRGVNKVILVGTLGRDPETKTFPNGGSLTQFSIATSESWTDKNTGERKEQTEWHRIVLHNRLGEIAQQYLRKGSKVYIEGSLRTRQWTDQNGQERYTTEIRGEQMQMLDSRQQSEQGQGFGGDSGGYAQPRFNNNNQQGGFNNNQGGYGNQSNQGSYGNQGNSNQGNYGNAGNNVNQGFQSPKPAAPAATPAQAPADLDDDLPF
- a CDS encoding hotdog fold domain-containing protein, with amino-acid sequence MSQALKIWNTLVNKPAGKWTFSKLICLKAPYFSSISPVFETLRANYCEIKIKKQRSVLNHIGTVHAIAMCNMAELAGGTMTDATVPSTHRWIPKGMTVEYLKKAETDLIAIATPVEPNFQWNQGRDYLVNVEVKDLHQNTVFKAVITMWVSAQK
- a CDS encoding TetR/AcrR family transcriptional regulator; this encodes MENIELLERIYSGKRAQLKRHILNQALLCFLENGLEATTIEMIREQADTSVGAIYHHFKNKEGIIAALFFAALDDQAQYRENALKNTENMQHGIMAMVEGYIDWVTDYPDFARFLYAARFIITQTAQDLDLKKRNHSRNKSLLQWLQQQTDVEHLAHIPHDLLLSLVIGSTENYCRAWLSHKVKTSPQVYKHIFAKTAWRAIAYFPK
- the ahpC gene encoding alkyl hydroperoxide reductase subunit C; this translates as MNLINTEVKPFHANAYKNGEFIEVSEKDMIGKWSVVFFYPADFTFVCPTELGDLADNYAAFQKMGVEIYSVSTDTHFTHKAWHDSSDEIKKIQYTMVGDPTWTLAKNFEVLIEAEGLADRGTFVIDPAGKIQIIEINAGGIGRDAQELLRKVKAAQYVHAHPGEVCPAKWKEGEATLAPSIDLIGKI